The DNA window AGCTCTGTTTggtaacaaaaatatttattgaaatggtTTCACAATAAGCAGTTGGATCAGTGCAAATGAATGAAGCCTGGTGCAAAGAAAAATCTCCTAACTGTTTTAAGAAATATCAAAAACAGCACATAAAATTCAACTGTTAGCCTTTGGAATTAAACATGGTGACCTTTTATTTCTCATTACATTATATTAAATGAAGAAAGctgtcaaaataacaaacattacCAGTATGAAAGGAGTTCACATTCCGAGGTGATTCAGAGGCCTGAGGTAAGACCACTGACTTATTGCACAGCAGGACATTAAGAAACATACAAAATTAATgatgttcagttaaaaaaaaaaaaaaaaaatcagcaatcTAGAAGAAAACTTGTTTAATGCAGATTAAACTCTGCTGTAAATTTTTATTGGAAATCTAAAGAGCTCTGTTACAGGAATAAGGCATGACAAGCACCGATTAAGAAACAAATATCTGTATCAAGTACATCCGCGAATGATGCTCTTCACAGTGAGGCCTCTTTGTTTCTCAGATACTATGCTATGATACAGTTTACAATTTAGTTCCCCTTGTTCAGGTTCAGTAAAAGCACTTTTGGAAAATAACACCTGGTTGTGCTGATTTACTTCGATGCCGTACACCTGACAAAGTTCGGCTGTAAGGGATGGTTCCAAGGAGAGGAGTTGAGCGAGTCTGTCAAGAGGAAAGCGGCAGTTGCGGCTGTGGTATCCGTGGCTGTATATAAGCAATAAGTGTCTGCGACACGTCACCAGGTGGCGGTGCAGTGCACAGGTCTGCAAAAAGTCCAGCTTCTGCACTAGTCGGAGTAAATGTACATGGTTTCCCTCCAGAAATGCTTGATTGATTGCTAGAGCGAGTTTAAGAGAAGGGGTTTGGCGCAGGCGCTCAGGGAGCTCCAAAACATCCTGAGTGGCGGGACTTGAACCTACAAAGAAAGTATGAATTGAATCAGTTTAGGAGAGTTTATTCTTGGCGAACCACCAGTTGACGTAAAAATATGAGACCACAAATAGATATTTCCAAAACTTATTCCACACACAAgtatttgatatttattcagCATAAATtagttaaaagtaaaacatttaaatgatgcTAAAAATAGTGATAAGATGAAAAATTACAGATGCAATCAGTTGATTGTATACATGTGTACAtcttaaaactaattttcaGCACTTTAGTCTTCTTGAATTTAAGCatttcaataattattgaattatATAGTCAATCTAAAGTTTTGATCAACCAAATATTTGACCAGTCATGTTTCCTGTCATTGTCCTATATACATCCTTCTCAGCATAGTGGGTTGGGTGCATTTTGCACTTGCAAAAAGCGagtgaataattccttagtaGCATATATCTGAACTATGTTTTGATCATGTATGTCAGGCTGAGTGTGAATATTTGCACCACCTGCCTGATATGTTATCGCTTTACAAAGAAACTATACCCATGGTACCCTTTCATTGCTTTGGTCTCAGCTTGACAcattaatatttgatttaacCATTAAGCATACGATGtaatgcagataaaaaaaactttcatatgAACATATTGTAGTTATGACATCAATCACATTGTTTACGTTTTTCCagactctgttttatttttggaaatataaTAAACCTTTTTTCTCCCTCTAAATGTTCTGAGTAACACATGTCTTAAGTGCATGTTCCCCACTGACTATTTTTAACCactttttctgattattttttaccaaatcTCTTTGACCGCATCGCTTTCATAATGATGAGCCCTAACACTTTATCAGAGCTTCACTTCCTCCAGCAAAGGGGCACTTACAAGTCAAATTTCGACTGCTGATTGGTCAGGCATTGACAAACCCACTGGATTGATTGACAGGTGGagtcatttaatttcaaatcATAAAATGCATCCAAAACAGCTAATCTGTAAATACACATATTGATATACATATTGTGTCAAAATGGCTGCGATTCAACCAACATCTTTAAATAGTTTTACTTCCATACTTTCCCAATTCTcttaaaaactgatgtttatttcaAGTGACCTCCTGGTTAAATAGATCTTAAATACAACATACATAAACATAGGAAATTTTCAAGACATTAACTGACCCAGGTTGTAGAGGAGACCAAGAGTCTGAAACTCCTCCTGGTTTGGATATGGTCCAGTTCCAGTTTTGTAGCAGTCAAACAGCCAATTCAGATATTCTTGTAGGTGTGTATCATTGATGCGTGGATCGTAAATCCGCAGCGGCTCACCACAAAGACGATAAGAAGCGTAGATGTGGAAACGCAC is part of the Xiphophorus hellerii strain 12219 chromosome 9, Xiphophorus_hellerii-4.1, whole genome shotgun sequence genome and encodes:
- the sac3d1 gene encoding SAC3 domain-containing protein 1 isoform X1, with protein sequence MNRRRGTRITQLQSSRAPSGGWRSPRNKQQCQNQSKNQKNEVEAEDQEKEIKEMAPRASCQTMCPAQELWNRESQNRLHCFEVVPGTESFRKPKGDPLRAVKEYSRPAAGKDVTKPSYLRPPDVLLKTACYLIDEIAGSTSLHPWTEVYSFVFDRLRSVKQDMIIQRLSGKDCVAILELTVRFHIYASYRLCGEPLRIYDPRINDTHLQEYLNWLFDCYKTGTGPYPNQEEFQTLGLLYNLGSSPATQDVLELPERLRQTPSLKLALAINQAFLEGNHVHLLRLVQKLDFLQTCALHRHLVTCRRHLLLIYSHGYHSRNCRFPLDRLAQLLSLEPSLTAELCQVYGIEVNQHNQVLFSKSAFTEPEQGELNCKLYHSIVSEKQRGLTVKSIIRGCT
- the sac3d1 gene encoding SAC3 domain-containing protein 1 isoform X2, encoding MAPRASCQTMCPAQELWNRESQNRLHCFEVVPGTESFRKPKGDPLRAVKEYSRPAAGKDVTKPSYLRPPDVLLKTACYLIDEIAGSTSLHPWTEVYSFVFDRLRSVKQDMIIQRLSGKDCVAILELTVRFHIYASYRLCGEPLRIYDPRINDTHLQEYLNWLFDCYKTGTGPYPNQEEFQTLGLLYNLGSSPATQDVLELPERLRQTPSLKLALAINQAFLEGNHVHLLRLVQKLDFLQTCALHRHLVTCRRHLLLIYSHGYHSRNCRFPLDRLAQLLSLEPSLTAELCQVYGIEVNQHNQVLFSKSAFTEPEQGELNCKLYHSIVSEKQRGLTVKSIIRGCT